The Nitrospinota bacterium genome has a segment encoding these proteins:
- a CDS encoding adenylosuccinate synthase — protein sequence MPVAVVVGMQWGDEGKGKIIDLLAENVEVVARYQGGHNAGHTICFNEKQFVLHLIPSGIFHENKLCVIGNGVVVDPKALVEEMRLLEETGIELQGRLVISDRANIIMPYHGTSDKSRESGSGFQKIGTTGRGIGPSYADKIARAGIRICDLRDENYLSERLRANYDEKQKILKCLYGTELPEFNSLLDELMGYRETILKYIADTHVLMRDQIANGKNILCEGAQGTMLDVDHGTYPFVTSSNSTVGGACTGLGFPPTKVDRVLGVIKAYTTRVGEGPFPTELSDADGERLGKVGHEFGATTGRPRRCGWFDAVVARYGVQLNGVDALLLTKVDVLDGFKTIKVCTGYKYKGKVFSDMPADPEVVANCEPDYVEFDGWSGSTAGVQDFEKLPQNARDYIARLSDLVETPFMLISTGPDREQTILRDSLF from the coding sequence ATGCCGGTTGCGGTAGTAGTAGGAATGCAGTGGGGAGATGAGGGAAAAGGTAAAATCATCGACCTGCTGGCCGAAAATGTTGAGGTGGTGGCCCGGTACCAGGGAGGCCATAACGCCGGACATACGATTTGTTTCAATGAGAAACAATTTGTTCTGCATCTGATCCCTTCAGGAATATTCCATGAAAATAAGTTATGTGTGATCGGCAACGGGGTAGTGGTGGACCCGAAGGCTTTGGTCGAGGAAATGCGCCTGTTGGAAGAAACCGGTATTGAACTGCAAGGCAGACTTGTCATCAGTGACCGGGCAAATATCATCATGCCTTATCATGGCACCAGCGACAAAAGCCGTGAGAGCGGAAGCGGATTCCAGAAAATCGGCACAACAGGCAGGGGCATTGGTCCTTCTTATGCCGATAAAATAGCCCGGGCTGGAATCAGGATCTGTGACCTTCGGGATGAAAACTACCTGTCCGAGCGGTTGCGGGCCAACTATGATGAAAAACAAAAGATTTTAAAATGCCTGTATGGTACCGAATTGCCCGAGTTTAACAGTTTGCTGGACGAACTGATGGGCTATCGAGAAACCATCCTGAAATATATCGCAGATACCCATGTCCTGATGCGTGATCAAATAGCAAATGGGAAAAACATCTTGTGCGAAGGTGCGCAGGGAACCATGCTGGATGTAGATCATGGAACTTACCCCTTTGTAACATCTTCCAACTCAACAGTGGGAGGTGCATGTACAGGATTGGGATTTCCACCCACGAAAGTGGATCGTGTGCTGGGCGTGATCAAGGCTTACACAACGAGGGTTGGTGAAGGTCCGTTCCCCACCGAATTGTCGGATGCGGATGGTGAACGCCTCGGTAAGGTGGGGCATGAATTTGGCGCGACAACCGGCAGGCCCCGGCGGTGCGGATGGTTCGATGCGGTGGTTGCCAGGTACGGTGTTCAGCTCAATGGTGTAGACGCGTTGCTCCTCACTAAAGTTGATGTCCTCGATGGGTTCAAAACCATCAAGGTTTGTACCGGTTATAAATATAAAGGAAAAGTTTTTTCAGATATGCCTGCTGATCCGGAAGTTGTGGCAAATTGTGAGCCCGATTATGTCGAGTTTGACGGTTGGTCGGGAAGCACTGCCGGTGTGCAGGACTTCGAAAAACTGCCTCAAAATGCCAGGGATTATATTGCCCGGTTGAGCGACCTGGTCGAAACACCATTCATGCTGATCTCCACTGGACCGGACCGCGAACAAACCATTCTGCGCGATTCTCTGTTCTAG
- the kdsA gene encoding 3-deoxy-8-phosphooctulonate synthase, producing MSNTPKTTNPVTTGPFKIGGGNPLALIAGPCVIESEKGAMGIAEKLKRITEELNVPFIFKASYDKANRSSIKSFRGPGLIEGLKILKKIKSDLGIPVLSDVHKEEEVEPAAEVLDVLQIPAFLCRQTDLLVKASETGKPVNVKKGQFMAPWDMKNVVDKLEASGNTNILLTERGATFGYNNLVVDMRSLVLMREYGYPVVFDSTHSLQQPGGQGTRSGGQREMIPDLARGAVGVGCDALFMETHPDPDQALSDGPNMLKLELLPELLEQLIALDQVVREHMPLGRGTS from the coding sequence ATGAGCAATACACCTAAAACCACCAACCCTGTTACTACAGGCCCCTTCAAAATAGGAGGTGGGAATCCTTTAGCTCTGATAGCCGGGCCTTGTGTGATTGAGTCCGAAAAAGGCGCAATGGGCATTGCTGAGAAACTGAAGCGTATTACCGAAGAATTGAACGTCCCTTTTATTTTTAAAGCTTCCTACGATAAAGCCAACCGTTCTTCCATCAAGTCGTTCCGCGGTCCGGGATTGATAGAAGGATTGAAAATACTTAAAAAGATCAAGTCCGATCTGGGCATTCCAGTTTTATCTGATGTTCATAAGGAAGAAGAAGTCGAGCCTGCAGCAGAAGTGCTTGATGTTTTGCAGATCCCGGCTTTTCTTTGCAGACAAACTGACCTTCTGGTGAAAGCTTCTGAAACAGGTAAACCGGTCAATGTTAAAAAGGGACAGTTCATGGCTCCATGGGATATGAAGAATGTAGTGGACAAGCTTGAAGCAAGCGGCAACACGAATATCCTGCTTACAGAACGGGGGGCAACATTTGGCTATAATAACCTGGTGGTGGATATGCGTTCCCTGGTTTTAATGCGGGAATATGGATATCCCGTCGTGTTCGACTCCACCCATAGCTTGCAGCAACCAGGAGGCCAGGGCACTCGTAGTGGAGGGCAAAGGGAAATGATTCCCGACCTGGCCCGTGGAGCAGTAGGTGTGGGGTGCGATGCCCTGTTCATGGAAACCCATCCGGACCCCGATCAGGCATTATCTGATGGACCTAATATGCTGAAACTGGAATTGCTTCCTGAACTTTTGGAACAATTGATCGCACTGGACCAGGTGGTACGAGAACATATGCCTCTTGGCAGAGGTACCAGTTAG
- the proB gene encoding glutamate 5-kinase, producing MNVRKEIINNIKTVVVKIGSSVISNRDKGRSSLECGLSKDWVRHYARKIKFIRDKGYNVVLVSSGAIMAGRERLEFGRADLTVPEKQACAAIGQSFLMHTYEKAFERKELKVAQILLSHEDLKNRTRYLNAKHTIEALLEKGVVPIINENDSVTVEEIKIGDNDTLSATVACLVDAQLLIILSDVEGLFDKDPSKKVGPGGEKAQLISHISRVNEGIEQIAGKSNNRLTVGGMLTKVLAAKKTMSFGIPALVVNGLDDKVIENIFSGKEVGTLFWSGKGKIRDRKHWIAHTLKPAGTLTVDEGARKALVERGKSLLPAGLVKVKGKFEFGSALTLIDEAGQEIGRGLVNYNSRDLEQIKGMKTSAVRNMMGDSYYEEVIHRDDMVVF from the coding sequence ATGAATGTACGTAAAGAAATTATAAATAATATAAAAACCGTTGTCGTCAAGATTGGAAGCAGTGTCATTTCCAATCGTGATAAGGGTCGATCATCGCTGGAATGCGGACTGAGTAAGGACTGGGTGCGTCATTATGCCCGCAAAATAAAGTTCATTCGTGACAAAGGCTACAATGTTGTACTGGTCTCATCTGGCGCCATCATGGCAGGAAGGGAGCGTTTGGAATTTGGTCGTGCTGATTTGACGGTGCCTGAAAAACAGGCCTGCGCCGCAATCGGTCAGAGCTTCCTGATGCATACCTATGAGAAGGCTTTCGAAAGAAAAGAACTGAAAGTGGCCCAGATTCTTTTGAGTCACGAAGACCTTAAAAACCGCACACGTTACCTGAATGCCAAACACACTATAGAAGCACTTCTGGAAAAGGGCGTTGTTCCCATCATCAATGAAAATGATTCGGTAACTGTTGAGGAGATTAAAATTGGTGACAACGATACCCTTTCAGCAACGGTGGCCTGTCTGGTTGACGCGCAACTACTGATAATTCTTTCGGATGTAGAAGGTTTGTTTGACAAAGACCCATCCAAAAAAGTGGGCCCGGGAGGAGAAAAAGCACAATTGATTTCTCATATTTCCAGAGTGAATGAAGGCATTGAGCAAATAGCAGGAAAAAGCAATAACCGTTTAACCGTTGGGGGTATGCTCACCAAGGTTCTGGCCGCAAAAAAAACCATGAGCTTTGGAATTCCTGCCCTGGTTGTTAATGGCCTCGATGATAAAGTCATCGAGAATATTTTTTCCGGTAAAGAAGTGGGAACATTATTTTGGTCAGGTAAAGGAAAGATCCGCGACCGAAAACATTGGATCGCCCATACACTGAAACCTGCAGGAACATTAACGGTCGATGAGGGTGCACGAAAAGCTCTGGTAGAAAGGGGGAAAAGTCTGCTCCCTGCAGGACTGGTGAAGGTGAAAGGAAAGTTTGAGTTTGGTAGCGCCCTGACCCTCATCGATGAGGCCGGGCAAGAAATCGGACGTGGACTGGTCAATTATAACTCCCGTGACCTGGAACAGATCAAAGGCATGAAAACTTCTGCTGTGCGGAATATGATGGGAGACTCCTATTACGAAGAAGTGATCCATCGTGACGATATGGTGGTTTTCTAA
- the rlmD gene encoding 23S rRNA (uracil(1939)-C(5))-methyltransferase RlmD encodes MAKLKLNIPVKRGDRLELDVETMASSGDGICRHEGYTLFAPGGLTGDRILGKVIKLTPRFGVLDILKRIDSSQDRIEPPCPVFHKCGGCKFQDLSYEKQLEFKVRVVQDSLQRIAHIETPEKIEIIPADNQYQYRNKGSFAIQGKGGKPNIGFYAEGTHDIADSSTCDILLPKINETKEWLRRLVTKHDISIYNELHGRGLLRGLVIRHSSATGETLVGLVTYKNRFPRSFLSDLTNKDKLKKLGVVGIIQNVNTQNTNVIMGPVNRILWGRERYIESLSGLTFHLSLGSFFQVHSSQAEKLYTLISEWTETDQPIIDAYSGSGGISLWLAKQGRTVTGIEKFAPAMEDARLSAERNGLSNCRFLTGTIEEHIGVLDKSIHTFIVDPPRKGCSEELIKALQTSKPQQIIYVSCNPSTLARDLERLEDYQIQNIRLIDMFPQTQHVEIAVRLARNSS; translated from the coding sequence ATGGCAAAACTGAAACTGAATATACCGGTAAAAAGAGGCGACCGGCTTGAACTAGATGTCGAGACAATGGCTTCCAGCGGAGACGGGATATGCCGGCACGAAGGTTATACCCTGTTTGCTCCTGGAGGATTGACGGGAGACCGTATCCTTGGGAAAGTGATCAAACTCACTCCACGTTTTGGAGTGCTGGACATATTAAAAAGAATTGATTCATCCCAGGACCGCATTGAACCACCCTGCCCGGTTTTTCACAAATGTGGTGGCTGTAAATTCCAGGACCTGAGCTACGAAAAACAATTAGAATTTAAAGTTCGAGTTGTTCAGGACAGTTTGCAGCGCATTGCCCATATTGAAACTCCAGAAAAGATAGAAATCATCCCTGCCGACAATCAATACCAATACCGCAACAAAGGCAGCTTCGCGATTCAGGGAAAAGGTGGAAAACCTAATATTGGATTTTACGCAGAGGGGACTCACGATATAGCCGATTCGTCTACCTGCGATATTCTCTTGCCCAAAATTAATGAGACGAAAGAATGGTTGCGCAGGCTTGTGACCAAACACGATATTTCTATCTACAACGAACTCCATGGCCGGGGACTGCTGCGCGGATTGGTCATTCGGCATTCCTCCGCAACCGGGGAAACTTTAGTCGGACTCGTCACTTATAAAAACAGGTTTCCAAGAAGTTTTCTCTCTGACTTAACAAACAAAGATAAGTTGAAAAAGCTGGGTGTTGTAGGAATAATTCAAAACGTCAACACACAAAATACAAACGTGATCATGGGTCCGGTGAACAGGATTTTATGGGGCAGAGAACGTTATATAGAAAGCCTGTCTGGATTAACCTTTCACCTTTCTCTTGGTTCTTTTTTTCAGGTCCACTCAAGTCAAGCCGAAAAACTTTATACCCTGATTAGCGAGTGGACGGAGACAGATCAACCTATAATCGATGCTTACAGCGGCTCTGGTGGAATATCACTCTGGCTGGCAAAGCAGGGTAGAACAGTTACCGGCATAGAAAAGTTTGCGCCGGCGATGGAAGACGCAAGATTGAGCGCTGAAAGGAATGGACTGTCAAATTGCCGCTTTTTGACCGGAACTATTGAAGAACATATTGGAGTCTTGGATAAATCCATCCATACCTTCATCGTAGATCCTCCCCGTAAAGGTTGTTCTGAAGAATTGATCAAAGCTTTACAGACTTCAAAACCTCAACAGATTATCTATGTATCGTGTAATCCGTCTACACTTGCCCGAGACCTGGAGCGTTTAGAGGATTATCAAATCCAGAACATCCGTTTGATAGACATGTTTCCCCAAACCCAGCATGTTGAAATCGCAGTCCGCCTTGCAAGAAATTCTTCATAA
- a CDS encoding nodulation protein NfeD, whose protein sequence is MNKQIGFLLLILFLVVPPAYSKDRVVVVKISGAINPAVAEYVSHEISQANTEMDALIVLHMDTPGGLDTSMRQIIKKIQKSEVPVASFVAPSGSRAASAGTFITIASHIAAMAPGTNIGAAHPVNMMGGGGDSEQAKTMEKKVVNDAAAYIRSLAEHRKRNAHWAELAVVNSVSISAEEALKLNVIDLVANDVKALVLAVNGRKVQVVTGDVTLKTENLEIIYHEMNPRQKMLDIISNPNVAYILMMVGMVGLYFELSNPGLILPGVIGAISLILALYAMQTLPINYAGLLLILLGAILFIAEISIMSYGLLSVSGVISIFLGSTMLIDSEDPAMQISRAILYPTLGLTIVLSIGIIVLATRTRNLRKLGGMEGMIGETGLVKESLNLHGSVLVHGELWEAESDTQVNEGEMVRVDSIEGLKIKVSKVDK, encoded by the coding sequence ATGAATAAACAAATTGGTTTTCTATTGCTGATTTTGTTTCTGGTTGTTCCTCCCGCATACTCAAAAGACCGTGTGGTTGTTGTCAAAATATCAGGGGCTATCAATCCTGCAGTCGCTGAATATGTTTCCCATGAAATCAGCCAGGCCAACACTGAAATGGATGCGTTGATTGTTCTGCACATGGACACACCCGGAGGCCTCGACACTTCGATGCGGCAGATTATCAAAAAAATTCAAAAGTCTGAGGTGCCTGTCGCTTCATTTGTAGCGCCGAGCGGATCCCGAGCTGCTTCAGCGGGAACGTTTATCACCATAGCGTCACATATTGCCGCCATGGCACCGGGGACCAATATTGGCGCTGCGCATCCAGTGAATATGATGGGTGGGGGAGGTGACAGTGAACAGGCTAAAACTATGGAGAAGAAGGTTGTTAACGATGCGGCTGCCTACATCCGCTCTCTGGCGGAGCATAGAAAACGCAACGCTCATTGGGCTGAACTGGCTGTGGTCAATAGCGTATCGATTTCGGCGGAAGAGGCTCTTAAGTTAAACGTCATCGATCTTGTTGCCAATGATGTGAAAGCATTGGTGCTGGCTGTTAATGGAAGAAAAGTGCAGGTTGTCACCGGGGACGTCACGCTCAAAACTGAAAACCTGGAAATCATTTACCATGAGATGAACCCAAGGCAGAAAATGCTGGATATCATTTCCAACCCGAACGTAGCATATATACTCATGATGGTTGGAATGGTTGGTCTGTATTTTGAGTTGTCCAATCCGGGATTGATTCTTCCCGGGGTGATCGGTGCCATCAGCCTCATTCTTGCCCTCTATGCAATGCAGACTTTGCCCATCAACTATGCGGGCCTTTTGCTGATTCTTCTCGGAGCCATTTTATTCATCGCTGAAATCAGCATTATGAGTTACGGGCTGTTATCTGTGTCCGGGGTGATATCTATTTTTCTTGGGTCCACCATGCTGATAGACAGCGAAGACCCTGCTATGCAAATTTCACGGGCAATTTTATATCCTACATTGGGACTGACAATAGTTCTGTCGATTGGCATTATTGTTCTTGCTACTCGTACAAGGAATCTCAGGAAATTGGGGGGTATGGAAGGAATGATAGGTGAAACAGGCCTGGTTAAGGAATCCCTGAATCTGCATGGCAGTGTTCTGGTTCACGGTGAGTTGTGGGAAGCAGAATCTGATACCCAGGTAAACGAGGGAGAAATGGTTCGGGTTGATTCTATAGAAGGCCTGAAAATAAAAGTCTCTAAAGTTGACAAATAG
- a CDS encoding NifU family protein gives MKISEILAIQEKLKEKNQTANKPKPKPKANPNLKKALKVVRTKETPNPNALQFVINAVILDNGNISFASKKEAENDKMAKAVFEKPGVISVFVMDNFVTVTKDDKTSWVPLKDRVWKSIEENVTVYQAEGKVQLSDVDVVNFEKLNDEKKLQGIEMVLNRSIRSNLAADGGGVELKGIKGDEVSIHYQGACGSCPTSTSGTLQYIQTQLRQQLHPKLTVKSV, from the coding sequence GTGAAGATCAGCGAGATCCTGGCTATCCAGGAAAAATTGAAAGAAAAAAACCAGACGGCAAATAAGCCGAAGCCTAAACCGAAGGCCAACCCCAATCTCAAGAAGGCCTTAAAAGTTGTCCGCACGAAAGAGACACCGAACCCTAATGCGCTGCAGTTCGTCATCAACGCGGTGATTCTTGATAATGGCAACATTTCGTTTGCCAGCAAGAAAGAAGCTGAAAATGACAAAATGGCCAAAGCCGTTTTCGAAAAACCCGGGGTGATCAGTGTGTTCGTCATGGACAATTTCGTCACCGTGACCAAAGACGACAAGACAAGCTGGGTTCCTCTTAAAGACCGGGTTTGGAAGTCTATCGAAGAAAACGTGACCGTCTACCAGGCCGAAGGCAAAGTGCAGTTGAGCGATGTCGATGTCGTCAACTTCGAAAAACTCAATGACGAGAAAAAACTTCAAGGTATAGAAATGGTGCTCAACCGTTCGATCCGCTCCAACCTGGCGGCGGATGGCGGCGGTGTGGAACTCAAAGGCATCAAAGGTGATGAAGTCAGCATCCATTATCAGGGTGCCTGCGGCAGTTGCCCCACCTCCACCAGCGGAACCCTGCAGTATATTCAGACCCAACTGCGCCAGCAACTGCACCCCAAACTGACCGTCAAGTCCGTCTAA
- a CDS encoding YkgJ family cysteine cluster protein: MAKWWEKEPLRFECQPDCFKCCIKPGIVHFDREDIRNAANILEISPAEFKKSYLTRDDGEWVLEVGEVGEPCTFLTDQGCGIHEGKPKQCSTYPFWRENMDSKLMWRLVGGFCPGIDIGPMVPLETIKSFLKKFRH; encoded by the coding sequence ATGGCTAAGTGGTGGGAAAAAGAACCGCTGCGTTTTGAATGTCAGCCTGATTGTTTCAAATGTTGTATAAAACCGGGAATCGTGCATTTTGACCGTGAAGACATCCGCAATGCCGCCAACATTCTTGAAATCTCTCCGGCAGAATTTAAGAAATCCTACCTCACCCGTGATGACGGCGAGTGGGTTCTTGAAGTCGGGGAAGTGGGTGAACCCTGCACGTTTTTGACTGACCAGGGATGCGGCATCCATGAAGGCAAGCCAAAACAATGCTCCACCTATCCGTTCTGGCGAGAAAATATGGACTCCAAGCTCATGTGGAGACTCGTTGGTGGGTTTTGTCCCGGTATCGATATTGGTCCAATGGTTCCTTTGGAAACCATCAAATCCTTCCTGAAAAAATTCCGCCACTAG
- a CDS encoding galactose oxidase, whose amino-acid sequence MKIKFFISLLIGFLIFPLVPEAGPSGSWIELSPAPIKRTESSAALVDGNFYLLGGFTPKGISNKVDVWNPVSGTWSRIVPIPRKLHHTTASVVDGKLYIIGGFGSATWKPSNVNFEYDPQTHRWTAKAPMPTARGAHAAGVINGKIHIVGGAHRELFNLVNTPAHEVYDPETDSWKTLAPMLTPRDHLAVSVTGSKLYAIGGRVDVNFNNNVDTNESYDSSTGKWSRHTPMPTARSGITSQVLNGLIHIFGGESGKGTFINNEAYDPSTNKWKTFAPMPSGRHGLASVLWNDEIHLLTGGPKPGGNGSDTHTVFKLK is encoded by the coding sequence ATGAAAATAAAATTTTTCATCTCTCTCCTTATAGGATTTCTGATTTTTCCCCTTGTACCCGAGGCTGGGCCCAGTGGCTCATGGATTGAGCTTTCTCCCGCACCAATTAAAAGAACAGAATCTTCTGCCGCACTCGTTGATGGTAATTTTTATTTACTAGGAGGATTCACACCAAAAGGAATCTCTAACAAGGTAGATGTCTGGAATCCTGTTTCCGGAACCTGGAGTCGGATCGTTCCCATTCCCCGCAAACTTCACCATACAACAGCTTCAGTAGTAGACGGCAAACTATATATCATCGGAGGATTTGGTTCAGCAACGTGGAAGCCTTCAAATGTTAACTTTGAGTATGATCCTCAAACCCACCGCTGGACCGCCAAAGCTCCTATGCCAACGGCGCGGGGAGCCCATGCCGCAGGAGTCATAAACGGGAAAATACATATAGTTGGAGGCGCGCATCGTGAGTTATTCAATCTGGTCAATACTCCTGCACATGAAGTTTACGACCCGGAAACAGATAGCTGGAAAACCCTCGCCCCAATGCTTACCCCTAGAGACCATCTTGCAGTTTCAGTAACTGGCTCCAAATTGTACGCCATTGGGGGACGAGTCGATGTCAATTTCAACAATAACGTGGATACTAATGAATCCTATGATTCCTCAACAGGAAAATGGAGTCGCCATACCCCAATGCCCACAGCACGTAGTGGCATCACTTCCCAGGTACTCAACGGATTAATACATATCTTTGGAGGTGAATCAGGCAAAGGTACCTTCATTAACAATGAAGCCTATGACCCCTCAACAAATAAATGGAAAACTTTTGCCCCGATGCCATCTGGAAGACATGGACTGGCTTCTGTTTTATGGAACGATGAAATACATCTGCTGACTGGAGGTCCTAAACCAGGTGGAAACGGAAGCGATACCCATACTGTATTCAAACTCAAATAA
- a CDS encoding alpha/beta hydrolase, whose translation MTWIQSAGLLIFGVLIYLAILLLFENKIIYHPSRYPEGFWDPVSTGVPAQDIFFHAEDGVKLHGWFIPAPNAIATLLWFHGNAGNLSHRLDNIHRLKPLKLNIFIFDYRGYGKSEGTPDEEGIYKDSRAAYKKALEMEGVSVDSLFLFGRSLGGICAVETAMNHPARGLILESVFTNSADMSRQVVPLIPLGWAIRSKLDAVSKVPHLKLAKLFLHGTRDEIVPYDLGRKLFEQAAEPKSFYPIEGAEHNDTYIMGGTGYFNAINRFINETLKNSKNRP comes from the coding sequence GTGACCTGGATTCAGTCTGCCGGGCTGCTGATTTTTGGCGTTCTGATTTACCTGGCAATTCTGCTCCTTTTTGAAAACAAAATCATTTATCATCCTTCACGTTATCCGGAAGGATTCTGGGACCCGGTTTCTACTGGCGTTCCTGCACAGGACATTTTTTTTCATGCAGAAGATGGAGTAAAACTGCACGGCTGGTTTATTCCTGCTCCCAATGCAATTGCCACCTTGCTATGGTTTCACGGTAATGCCGGGAACCTCAGCCACCGGCTGGATAACATCCACCGCCTGAAGCCACTCAAACTGAATATTTTTATCTTCGATTATCGCGGTTATGGAAAAAGTGAAGGAACCCCTGACGAAGAAGGTATTTATAAGGATTCACGGGCGGCTTATAAGAAAGCTCTTGAAATGGAAGGCGTGTCTGTTGACTCCCTGTTTCTTTTTGGCCGTTCTTTAGGCGGCATTTGTGCCGTTGAGACGGCGATGAACCATCCTGCCAGAGGATTGATTCTCGAATCGGTTTTCACGAATTCTGCGGATATGTCCCGACAAGTCGTTCCGCTTATTCCTCTTGGTTGGGCAATTCGATCTAAATTGGATGCTGTTTCGAAAGTTCCGCACCTGAAACTTGCAAAGTTGTTTTTGCATGGAACGCGCGATGAAATCGTCCCTTATGACCTGGGGCGAAAACTATTTGAACAGGCTGCTGAACCTAAATCCTTTTACCCGATTGAAGGGGCCGAACATAATGACACGTATATAATGGGTGGAACAGGCTATTTTAATGCTATAAACCGGTTTATCAATGAAACCCTGAAAAACTCCAAGAATAGGCCATGA
- a CDS encoding carbon starvation protein A, which yields MLTIVILVSACLFFYFVGFRGYAQRLDQELVRPESARETPAVKQNDGVDYVPSKPLVLFGHNFASIAGAGPVIGPIIAMHHFGWAITLVWIVLGSVFIGAVHDYLTLMVSVRNRGSSIADIAETTMGYRAKAVFAIFLILAMLLVIAVFGVVAAKTLIAQPEMVFPTFAIIPVSMILGWCIYKKNFSLKIASAVAVLAVIVNIYIGFKIPLPLPDGGVMGLSPLMFWFVVLMVYAGVASIMPVQTLLQPRDYLSTFILFGSMTLGIIALLWVAPGLNTPAWRGAMSDAQGPVWPMLFVLVACGAISGFHSLVAGGTTSKQLADETQGRVIAYGGMLTEGVVAVVTVLMVGGGLYWVAPEGGGIDMAKLGFRETLQSGGWILAFGNGYGNVVHHMLPVLGFTFASMIAVLALNTFVLTTLDTAVRITRFLVQEALGQHLPVFRDKYIVTVTVVFAAYLIGATDGWQKIWPIFGATNQLIAAVALFVVATWLMAVKRPTQYVLYPALFMVVTTIAALSWQAWQFFSAPEPNMFLGTTAVVLVGLAVFVAYEAMQSLKGRRVAVGSIADVPSNAE from the coding sequence ATGTTGACCATTGTCATACTGGTTTCAGCCTGCCTGTTTTTTTATTTCGTGGGTTTCCGGGGTTATGCTCAACGGCTTGACCAGGAACTCGTTCGCCCGGAATCAGCACGTGAAACCCCCGCAGTAAAACAAAACGATGGAGTGGATTATGTGCCAAGCAAACCACTGGTATTGTTCGGGCATAATTTCGCGTCTATCGCTGGTGCAGGCCCGGTTATTGGTCCCATCATCGCCATGCACCATTTTGGCTGGGCAATAACTCTGGTCTGGATAGTACTGGGCAGTGTTTTCATCGGTGCGGTTCATGACTACCTGACACTCATGGTCTCGGTGCGCAACCGCGGAAGCTCTATCGCCGATATCGCTGAAACCACTATGGGATACCGGGCCAAAGCGGTGTTCGCCATTTTTCTCATACTGGCAATGTTGCTGGTCATAGCTGTCTTTGGTGTGGTGGCGGCGAAAACACTCATCGCGCAACCGGAGATGGTTTTCCCCACGTTTGCGATCATTCCCGTTTCGATGATACTCGGCTGGTGCATTTATAAAAAGAATTTCAGTCTCAAGATCGCTTCCGCCGTTGCGGTTCTTGCGGTCATTGTGAATATTTATATTGGATTTAAAATCCCACTCCCTCTACCGGATGGAGGGGTGATGGGACTTTCCCCACTGATGTTCTGGTTTGTTGTGTTGATGGTTTATGCCGGTGTGGCCTCGATCATGCCTGTGCAAACTCTGCTGCAACCCCGTGACTACCTGTCAACCTTTATCCTGTTTGGTTCCATGACACTGGGCATTATTGCGTTACTTTGGGTGGCACCGGGATTAAACACCCCGGCATGGAGAGGTGCGATGTCTGATGCGCAGGGTCCCGTCTGGCCGATGTTGTTTGTGCTGGTTGCCTGTGGCGCGATATCCGGTTTCCATTCTCTGGTCGCGGGCGGCACCACCTCAAAACAACTGGCGGATGAAACCCAGGGCAGAGTCATTGCCTACGGCGGCATGCTCACCGAAGGGGTGGTCGCGGTTGTCACTGTCCTCATGGTCGGAGGTGGGCTCTATTGGGTAGCTCCCGAAGGTGGGGGAATCGATATGGCAAAACTTGGGTTCCGTGAAACCCTGCAATCGGGCGGATGGATCCTGGCTTTTGGTAATGGATACGGCAACGTGGTGCATCATATGCTGCCGGTTTTGGGTTTTACGTTCGCGTCCATGATCGCGGTGCTGGCACTGAACACATTTGTACTGACCACTTTAGACACGGCGGTGCGCATCACACGATTCCTGGTTCAGGAAGCTTTGGGACAGCACTTGCCGGTGTTCCGCGATAAATATATTGTGACGGTCACCGTGGTGTTTGCCGCATACCTGATCGGGGCGACCGATGGCTGGCAGAAAATCTGGCCCATTTTTGGCGCGACCAACCAGCTCATCGCGGCAGTGGCTCTGTTTGTGGTGGCGACCTGGTTGATGGCGGTCAAACGTCCTACTCAATATGTGCTTTATCCGGCTTTGTTCATGGTGGTGACCACCATCGCGGCGTTAAGCTGGCAGGCCTGGCAGTTCTTCAGTGCTCCGGAGCCTAATATGTTCCTGGGAACAACAGCAGTGGTGCTTGTCGGGTTGGCGGTGTTTGTCGCTTACGAGGCCATGCAGTCCCTTAAAGGACGCCGGGTGGCGGTGGGTTCGATCGCCGATGTTCCTTCCAACGCCGAATGA